AAATACTGTATTCCAATGTTTTGTTGAATACATAACCTGCGGCACGTAAATTGAAATTTAATTCCCCTTCTAAATCCTCATCAGGGATAAATTCAATCTTATCAGTTAAAATAAAAACCTCATCAACCATGAAAAACAAACTCCACCATATTTTTTCAATCATGAAAAAAAACTTTTTTTTCATATAACCATAAATTATACCATTAACAATATAAAGAGATAATCCAAGAGAGCATTTGAAAAGTAATACCCTGTTATTACAAAAAAAATTCAACTCCTACACCTTAAAAGTGCAATTCATCTCCAGCTTAAAGAAGCCAGAGAATTCTTGCACAACAATGTTAAAATGTAAAAACAGTAAAATTTATCATTCTTATTGATTTGTCCTTTAAAAAGGGATTTACATAAAAAGAATTAACAACAAGTAGAAAAATTATGTACATTTTCAATTATTTCCTGTTTTTTCATGTTAAATTAAATTAACATTTAAATAATACTAAAATTATAATTAGATATGGTGATAATTTGTTAGAACAATTTGTACCGTTTATCGGATTAATTATTTTTGGAAACATTGAAAACCTTATTCTAGCATCTCAGGGTGTTGTTGCAGGTGTAAATCCTAGGATTTTAGGATTATTAAGTATAATTGTAGTATTAATATGGATATTTATTGGATTTGTGGCTACAGAAGCAGCAATGCAATATTCAAACTACATCACATTTTTAGGTGGTCTTGCAATTGTAATATTAGGTTTCCAGTCAATTCACGGCGCAGTCAGAAATCTTAGAAAAACCAAAAGAGGTGAATAATAATGGTTAATTTAAAAGATTATGCTCCATTTACAGGTTTGCTTATTTTTGGAAACATAGAAAACTTAATTTTAGCATCACAGGGTGCTGCTGCACACGTTAATCCATTTATTTTAGCAGGATTAAGTGTATTTGCAGTAGTCATATGGCTTCTGATTGGAACATACGGAACCAAAATTGCTATCAAATACGCAGATTACATTGAAATTTTCGGCGGAGTAGTCATTATACTTTTAGGTTTCGAATCAATGATGGAAGCAACAGGAATAGCATTATTCCCTTAAATTCCTAATTTTTTTATCTTAAACGTGAATAATCTCACGTTTTCTAATTTTTTAATTAAAACTAATTTTTATAAATAACCGACAGCCATATTTTAATCGAGGAATACTTATGGTCAATGCAGAATGGCAAAAAGATAGAATCGTATTTACCCCAACCAACCTTTATATGGAATATATCCTTTTAAGCTACAATAATTACCTGAAAAACAAGCTTGAAGACATTGAAATTACCTACGGTGAGCTGACATATATCTACAACATCAAATTCTTCCCGTCAATTTCACAAAGAGAACTGGCGGAAATTCTTTACGTATCCGAAGCAAATGTTGCAAAGATGGTTAAAAAACTGGTCAAAAAAGGAATTGTCGAAAAGAGAAAGGATGAAAGCAACAAAAGCAGAAATGTTTTAAGATTAACCGATAAAGGAGAAGAACTCTTTGTTAAAATTAACGTTATTACCTGCGGTTGGGAAAGAGAAATTACCAAAAATTTATCCAATGATGAATTTTTCAACTTTAAAGAGCAGTTATACAATATGATTAAAGAATCAACAGAACTGAAATGAGGTAACCTTTATATAGTACTTCAATTAAAATAGATAAACAAGTCTTAACCAAGTTAAGTCTTTTATAAATTAACGAGGTAATAACTATGTCAATCTATGATTTTGAAGTAAAAGACGGTGACGGAAACATGGTTCCCCTAAGCCAATTCAAAGACAAAGTACTACTGATTGTTAACTCTGCAACAAAATGTGGATTTACACCACAATACACAGAATTAAATGAAATGTATGCAGAATTCAATGAAAAAGGTTTTGAAATTTTAGATTTCCCATGCAACCAGTTCGGAAATCAAGCTCCAGGAACTACAGAAGAAATTGCAGAAGTATGCCGCAACAAATGGTTAGTACCTTACCAGATTTTTGACAAAATTGATGTCAACGGCGAAAATGCAGATCCCCTATTCGAATACTTAAAAAACGAACAGCCATTTACTGACATTACAGGCAAAGGAGCAACAAAACTAAAACTTGTTTTAAAAGCAAAAGACAGACACTACAAAGACAACAATGACATCAAATGGAACTTCACCAAATTTTTAGTTGACCGTGAAGGAAATGTCGTTAGAAGATTCGAACCGACAGAAGACCTGGGAGATGTCAAAAAAGCAATTGCGGATTTAATTTAAATATTAAATCCCTTAATTTTTTTAATGATAATTACCAAATCATTATTAGAGGTAATTAAAATGGACAAATACGACATTATCATTATTGGAGCAGGTCCAGGAGGCCTTACCGCTGCAATCTATGCCGGCCGTCAGGGAACAAAAAATCTTATGATAGACCGAGATCTTGCAGGAGGAATCGGCCGTGAAGTACCTGAAATG
This is a stretch of genomic DNA from uncultured Methanobrevibacter sp.. It encodes these proteins:
- a CDS encoding MarR family winged helix-turn-helix transcriptional regulator, which encodes MVNAEWQKDRIVFTPTNLYMEYILLSYNNYLKNKLEDIEITYGELTYIYNIKFFPSISQRELAEILYVSEANVAKMVKKLVKKGIVEKRKDESNKSRNVLRLTDKGEELFVKINVITCGWEREITKNLSNDEFFNFKEQLYNMIKESTELK
- a CDS encoding glutathione peroxidase → MSIYDFEVKDGDGNMVPLSQFKDKVLLIVNSATKCGFTPQYTELNEMYAEFNEKGFEILDFPCNQFGNQAPGTTEEIAEVCRNKWLVPYQIFDKIDVNGENADPLFEYLKNEQPFTDITGKGATKLKLVLKAKDRHYKDNNDIKWNFTKFLVDREGNVVRRFEPTEDLGDVKKAIADLI